A window from Alphaproteobacteria bacterium encodes these proteins:
- the grpE gene encoding nucleotide exchange factor GrpE: MSDENTQNDTENDEAGVNAPGTDGDDAAQAAEVSLAEEVATLKDQLLRALAENENFRKRAEKERQDTAKYAVSNFARDILAVADNLRRAIDSVPDEALEGNDALQSLAEGVDLTERELITALERHGVTAIQPSAGDRFDPHQHQAMFEVEDPSVPAGSVIQVMQTGYMIHDRLLRAAMVGVAKGGPARGPDEQGEAGSGVDTTA; this comes from the coding sequence ATGAGCGACGAAAACACACAGAACGACACGGAAAACGACGAAGCTGGCGTGAACGCGCCCGGCACGGATGGCGACGATGCGGCACAAGCGGCCGAAGTCAGCTTGGCAGAGGAAGTGGCGACGCTTAAGGACCAGCTTCTCCGGGCGCTGGCCGAGAACGAGAATTTCCGCAAGCGGGCCGAGAAGGAACGCCAGGACACGGCCAAATATGCTGTCTCGAACTTCGCGCGCGACATACTGGCGGTGGCCGACAATCTGCGCCGCGCCATAGACAGCGTGCCGGACGAGGCGCTCGAGGGAAATGACGCGCTCCAGTCTCTGGCCGAAGGCGTGGACCTGACGGAGCGCGAGCTCATCACCGCGCTCGAGCGTCACGGCGTCACCGCCATCCAGCCCAGCGCCGGGGACAGGTTCGATCCGCACCAGCACCAGGCGATGTTCGAGGTGGAAGACCCGAGCGTGCCAGCCGGGTCGGTCATTCAGGTGATGCAAACCGGCTACATGATCCACGACCGGCTGCTGCGCGCGGCCATGGTGGGCGTCGCCAAGGGCGGCCCGGCGCGGGGGCCGGATGAACAGGGGGAGGCCGGGTCCGGGGTCGACACCACCGCCTGA
- the dnaK gene encoding molecular chaperone DnaK has product MSKVIGIDLGTTNSCVAVMDGKSAKVIENSEGARTTPSMVAFTDDDERLVGQSAKRQAVTNPTNTLFAIKRLIGRRYDDPLTEKDKGLVSYSIVPGDNGDAWVEAQGKKYSPSQISAFVLQKMKETAEAYLGETVDQAVITVPAYFNDSQRQATKDAGKIAGLEVLRIINEPTAAALAYGMEKKGTGTVAVYDLGGGTFDVSVLEIGDGVFEVKSTNGDTFLGGEDFDARIIDYLAEEFKKEQGIDLRKDRLALQRLKEAAEKAKIELSSSTQTEVNLPFITADQSGPKHLNLKLSRAKLESLVEDLVKRTVEPCKAALKDAGVKASDIDEVILVGGQTRMPKIIETVKEFFGREPHRGVNPDEVVAVGAAIQAGVLQGDVKDVLLLDVTPLSLGIETLGGVFTRLIDRNTTIPTRKSQVFSTAEDNQTAVTIRVFQGEREMAADNKLLGQFDLVGLPSAPRGMPQIEVTFDIDANGIVNVSAKDKATGKEQQIRIQASGGLNDEDIERMVKEAEEHAEEDKKRRALVDTRNQAEHLIHSTEKNLEEHGDKVAAEDKTAIETGIADLKSAAEGEDVEAIEQKIQALAQASMKLGEAIYKAQQEEEAAGAGSSEGGEGGSSSGASASSDDSVVDADFEEVDPDSNDKGNDEKRSA; this is encoded by the coding sequence ATGAGCAAAGTCATTGGTATCGACCTTGGGACGACAAACAGCTGCGTCGCCGTCATGGACGGCAAGAGTGCCAAGGTCATAGAAAACAGCGAGGGCGCGCGCACGACCCCCTCGATGGTCGCCTTCACGGATGATGACGAGCGTCTGGTTGGCCAGTCGGCGAAGCGCCAGGCGGTCACCAATCCGACGAACACATTGTTCGCGATCAAGCGGCTGATCGGGCGGCGCTACGATGACCCGCTGACCGAGAAGGACAAGGGGCTCGTCTCTTACAGCATCGTGCCGGGCGACAATGGCGATGCCTGGGTCGAGGCACAGGGCAAAAAATATTCACCCAGCCAGATCAGCGCCTTCGTGTTGCAGAAGATGAAGGAAACCGCGGAAGCCTATCTGGGCGAGACTGTCGATCAGGCCGTCATCACAGTGCCGGCCTATTTCAATGATTCCCAGCGCCAGGCCACCAAGGATGCCGGCAAGATCGCCGGACTCGAGGTGCTGCGTATCATCAATGAGCCGACGGCGGCGGCGCTGGCCTATGGCATGGAGAAAAAGGGCACCGGCACCGTGGCCGTCTATGACCTGGGCGGCGGCACGTTCGACGTCTCGGTGCTCGAAATCGGCGACGGCGTGTTCGAGGTGAAGTCCACCAATGGCGACACGTTCCTTGGCGGCGAGGATTTCGATGCACGCATCATCGATTACCTGGCCGAAGAGTTCAAAAAGGAACAGGGCATCGACCTGCGCAAGGACCGGCTGGCGCTGCAACGGCTCAAGGAAGCAGCGGAAAAGGCCAAGATCGAACTGTCCAGCTCGACCCAGACCGAAGTGAACCTGCCCTTTATCACCGCTGACCAGTCCGGGCCGAAGCATCTCAACCTCAAGCTTTCGCGCGCCAAGCTGGAAAGCCTGGTCGAGGATCTCGTCAAGCGCACGGTCGAGCCGTGCAAGGCGGCGCTCAAGGATGCCGGCGTCAAGGCGAGCGACATCGACGAGGTGATCCTGGTGGGCGGTCAGACGCGCATGCCCAAGATTATCGAGACGGTGAAGGAGTTTTTCGGCCGCGAACCGCATCGGGGCGTCAATCCCGACGAGGTGGTCGCCGTCGGGGCCGCCATTCAGGCCGGCGTGCTGCAGGGTGACGTGAAGGATGTCCTGCTTCTCGACGTGACGCCGCTCTCGCTCGGCATCGAAACGCTGGGCGGGGTTTTCACCCGGCTTATCGATCGCAACACCACGATTCCGACGCGCAAGAGCCAGGTTTTTTCGACCGCCGAAGATAACCAGACGGCGGTCACCATCCGCGTCTTCCAGGGCGAACGCGAAATGGCGGCGGACAACAAGCTGCTGGGCCAATTCGATCTGGTCGGGCTTCCATCCGCCCCGCGCGGCATGCCCCAGATCGAGGTGACGTTCGATATCGATGCCAACGGCATCGTCAACGTGTCCGCGAAGGACAAGGCGACGGGCAAGGAGCAGCAGATCCGCATTCAGGCGTCGGGCGGGCTGAATGACGAGGACATCGAACGGATGGTGAAGGAGGCCGAGGAGCACGCGGAAGAGGACAAGAAGCGCCGCGCGCTCGTGGATACCCGCAATCAGGCGGAGCACCTCATCCACTCGACCGAGAAGAATCTCGAAGAGCATGGCGACAAGGTCGCGGCCGAGGACAAGACGGCCATCGAAACCGGCATCGCCGATCTCAAGAGCGCGGCCGAGGGCGAGGATGTGGAGGCCATCGAGCAGAAGATCCAGGCGCTGGCACAGGCCAGCATGAAGCTGGGCGAGGCCATCTACAAGGCGCAGCAGGAAGAGGAGGCGGCGGGTGCCGGCTCTTCCGAGGGCGGCGAAGGCGGCTCCTCGAGCGGCGCGTCGGCCTCGAGTGACGACTCGGTCGTCGATGCGGATTTCGAGGAAGTCGACCCCGACAGCAACGACAAGGGCAACGACGAAAAGCGGTCTGCCTGA
- a CDS encoding DMT family transporter has protein sequence MRRTEPVDIGLLLVLAALWGSAFMFIKIGVSGFPPLTLVLVRMGVTALALASFSLAMGHGLPRGIHVWRALVVVGAISSAIPFTMVAWSEKRIDSGAAAIIIGMTPVTTVVIAHFLRHDERLSPSKILGAAVAFSGLVVLVGPRALAGLELEVASFLTAALATLFYAATTVYVRFLGHISAIHIATGSAISATVMVLPFSLIIDAPWTLDPSGEAWFGALALALLPTAAGTALYYHLVARTSATFGSSVNYLIPLAGVLWGMAFLGERPGWEALAALALILAGVTLISLGGRVRRARLT, from the coding sequence ATGCGCCGGACAGAACCCGTCGATATCGGCCTGCTTCTCGTTCTCGCCGCCCTTTGGGGCAGCGCCTTCATGTTTATCAAGATCGGTGTCAGCGGGTTCCCGCCACTGACCCTTGTGCTCGTGCGCATGGGCGTGACCGCGCTGGCGCTCGCCTCGTTCTCGCTCGCCATGGGTCACGGCCTGCCCCGGGGCATTCATGTCTGGCGCGCCCTCGTCGTTGTCGGGGCGATCTCCTCCGCCATTCCCTTCACGATGGTGGCGTGGAGCGAGAAGCGGATCGACAGCGGCGCGGCCGCGATCATCATCGGCATGACGCCCGTCACCACGGTGGTGATCGCGCATTTCCTGCGTCACGACGAGCGGCTCAGCCCAAGCAAGATCCTGGGCGCCGCCGTGGCTTTCTCCGGCCTCGTCGTTCTGGTCGGGCCCCGCGCGCTCGCCGGGCTTGAGCTCGAGGTCGCCTCGTTCCTGACGGCCGCGCTGGCGACGCTGTTCTACGCCGCGACCACCGTCTATGTGCGTTTCCTCGGCCATATTTCGGCGATCCATATCGCCACCGGCTCGGCGATCTCGGCAACGGTGATGGTGTTGCCGTTCAGCCTGATTATTGATGCCCCCTGGACTCTCGACCCGTCAGGCGAGGCGTGGTTCGGCGCGCTGGCCCTCGCGCTTCTGCCCACGGCGGCGGGGACGGCGCTGTATTACCATCTGGTGGCGCGCACCAGCGCCACCTTCGGCTCGTCGGTGAATTACCTCATTCCGCTGGCCGGCGTGCTTTGGGGGATGGCCTTTCTGGGTGAGCGGCCGGGCTGGGAGGCGCTGGCGGCGCTGGCGCTCATTCTGGCCGGTGTCACGCTGATCAGCCTGGGTGGCCGGGTCCGGCGCGCCCGACTCACCTGA
- a CDS encoding DUF2244 domain-containing protein, whose product MRENTETAPVTAAPAAREDESAGTAPAPFFDAILTPHRSLTPLGFTLLMTGVALVSFTAGLFFLLQGAWPVFGFFGLDVLLIYLAFRANFRAGRAYETVTLTARDLLVRRVDAKGRQQSWRFEPYWVGVEVRKPDHPDSRVVLSSHGDRLALAASLTPGERIEFAEALRRALARWRRPPDSV is encoded by the coding sequence ATGCGCGAGAACACAGAGACCGCCCCCGTGACGGCCGCCCCGGCGGCGCGGGAGGACGAATCGGCCGGAACCGCGCCCGCGCCTTTTTTCGACGCCATCCTGACCCCCCATCGCAGCCTGACGCCGCTGGGCTTCACCCTGCTGATGACCGGCGTCGCCCTCGTCAGCTTCACGGCCGGGCTGTTCTTTCTTCTGCAGGGCGCCTGGCCGGTCTTCGGGTTCTTCGGCCTCGACGTGCTGCTGATTTATCTCGCTTTCCGTGCCAATTTCCGCGCCGGGCGAGCCTATGAGACAGTCACGCTGACCGCGCGCGACCTGCTGGTGCGCCGGGTGGATGCGAAGGGCCGCCAGCAGAGTTGGCGCTTCGAGCCTTACTGGGTCGGGGTCGAGGTGCGCAAGCCCGACCACCCCGACAGCCGCGTGGTGCTCTCGTCCCACGGCGACCGGCTCGCCCTGGCCGCAAGCCTGACACCGGGGGAGCGGATCGAGTTCGCCGAGGCGCTGCGCCGGGCTCTGGCCCGATGGCGCCGGCCCCCTGACTCCGTCTGA
- the dnaJ gene encoding molecular chaperone DnaJ, translating into MAKRDYYEVLGLKRGASSDEVKSAFRKLAKKYHPDANPGDKTAEQKFREVNEAYEVLKDDEKRQQYDQFGHAAFEQGGPGGPGAGAGAAGFDFGGSFSDIFDEMFGDLGGRRGARRQGPQRGADLRYDLEITLDDAYRGRQIDIKVPSWAGCETCKGTGAKEGSGPTACPTCQGYGSVRSQQGFFTVERTCPACGGQGQVIEDPCPACRGQGRVQREKKLQVTIPAGVEDGNRIRLSGEGEAGLRAGPPGDLYIFLTIRPHPLFQREGANLRCKVPIPMTTAALGGTIEVPTPSGSRARVNIPKGTQSGQQFRLKGKGMPVLRSKSFGDLMVQVSVETPVNLTERQRELLNEFHDAQPDNTTSPESAGFFSKVKELWEDLKD; encoded by the coding sequence ATGGCGAAACGCGATTACTATGAAGTCCTGGGGCTGAAGCGCGGCGCATCCTCCGACGAGGTCAAGTCCGCTTTCCGCAAACTGGCCAAGAAATATCATCCCGACGCCAATCCGGGTGACAAGACGGCCGAGCAAAAATTCCGCGAAGTTAACGAGGCTTACGAGGTCCTCAAGGACGACGAGAAGCGCCAGCAATACGACCAGTTCGGCCATGCCGCCTTCGAGCAGGGCGGACCGGGCGGGCCGGGCGCGGGCGCCGGTGCCGCGGGCTTCGATTTCGGCGGTTCCTTCTCCGATATTTTCGACGAGATGTTCGGCGATCTCGGCGGCCGGCGGGGCGCGCGCCGCCAGGGGCCGCAACGCGGCGCCGATCTTCGCTACGATCTCGAAATAACGCTGGATGACGCCTATCGCGGGCGCCAGATTGACATCAAGGTGCCGAGCTGGGCCGGTTGCGAAACCTGCAAGGGGACCGGCGCAAAGGAAGGGTCGGGGCCGACCGCCTGCCCGACCTGCCAGGGCTACGGTTCGGTCCGTTCCCAGCAGGGGTTCTTTACCGTGGAGCGCACCTGTCCCGCTTGCGGCGGCCAGGGCCAGGTGATCGAAGATCCCTGCCCCGCCTGTCGCGGCCAGGGGCGCGTGCAGCGGGAAAAGAAGCTGCAGGTCACGATTCCGGCGGGCGTCGAGGATGGCAATCGGATCCGCCTGTCGGGCGAAGGCGAGGCGGGTTTGCGCGCCGGGCCTCCAGGCGATCTCTATATTTTTCTCACCATCCGTCCCCACCCGCTGTTTCAGCGCGAGGGCGCAAATCTTCGCTGCAAGGTCCCGATCCCCATGACGACGGCGGCGTTGGGCGGCACCATCGAAGTGCCCACGCCTTCGGGCAGCCGGGCACGTGTGAACATCCCCAAGGGCACGCAGAGCGGGCAGCAGTTCCGCCTCAAGGGGAAGGGCATGCCGGTGCTGCGCTCCAAGTCCTTTGGCGACCTCATGGTGCAGGTGTCGGTGGAAACCCCGGTCAACCTGACCGAGCGTCAGCGCGAGTTGCTGAACGAGTTTCATGATGCCCAGCCCGATAACACCACGAGCCCGGAATCGGCCGGCTTCTTTTCCAAGGTCAAGGAGTTGTGGGAGGACCTGAAGGACTAG
- the dapB gene encoding 4-hydroxy-tetrahydrodipicolinate reductase: MKIGITGCAGRMGRALISEVTATTGAELAGGTESPGAPTLGRDLGELAGIGTLGLQASEDALAVFEASDVVIDFTRPEPTRRHAELAARTGTALVIGTTGLAGEHEAAIRQAAEKSAIVQAPNMSVGVTLLRALTEQVARILDESYDIEIVEMHHRHKVDAPSGTALALGRSAAAGRGVDLEAATVAGRFGETGPRQAGDIGFAVLRGGDVVGDHSVIFAADGERIELSHKASSRRVFARGAVRAALWAAAAGPGLYSMEDVLGLGDR; this comes from the coding sequence GTGAAGATCGGTATTACCGGCTGCGCCGGGCGCATGGGCCGGGCACTCATTTCCGAGGTCACGGCAACGACGGGCGCCGAGCTCGCCGGCGGCACGGAAAGCCCCGGCGCGCCCACCCTCGGCCGCGACCTGGGCGAGCTTGCCGGGATCGGCACCCTCGGCCTGCAGGCCAGCGAGGATGCGCTGGCCGTGTTCGAGGCCAGTGATGTGGTGATCGATTTCACCCGCCCCGAGCCGACCCGGCGCCACGCCGAACTCGCCGCCCGGACCGGAACCGCGCTCGTGATCGGCACGACGGGGCTGGCCGGCGAACACGAGGCGGCGATCCGGCAGGCGGCCGAAAAATCCGCGATTGTCCAGGCCCCCAATATGAGCGTCGGCGTCACCCTGTTGCGCGCACTTACCGAGCAGGTCGCGCGCATTCTTGACGAGTCCTACGATATCGAGATCGTCGAAATGCATCACCGCCACAAGGTGGACGCGCCCTCGGGTACGGCGCTCGCGCTGGGCCGGTCGGCCGCGGCGGGACGGGGCGTCGATCTCGAGGCCGCGACCGTGGCCGGACGGTTTGGCGAAACGGGCCCGCGCCAGGCGGGGGATATCGGCTTTGCCGTGCTGCGGGGCGGAGATGTGGTGGGCGATCACAGCGTGATCTTCGCGGCCGATGGCGAACGGATCGAACTCTCCCACAAGGCTTCGAGCCGGCGCGTCTTCGCGCGCGGCGCGGTGCGCGCAGCGCTCTGGGCCGCCGCCGCCGGGCCCGGTCTCTATTCGATGGAAGACGTCCTCGGCCTCGGCGATCGCTGA
- the nth gene encoding endonuclease III codes for MKKADIETFFARLAKAIPSPKSELQYTTPYTLLVAVVLSAQATDKGVNKATGPLFKVADTPEKMLRLGEAGLKKHIRTIGLFNNKAKNIIALSRRLIDAFGGQVPRERAGLETLPGVGRKTANVVLNIAFGEPTIAVDTHIFRVSNRTGLAPGKTPLAVEQKLEKVTPETYKRHAHHYLILHGRYVCTARKPKCPDCIVRELCAYKEKTPASA; via the coding sequence ATGAAAAAAGCCGATATCGAGACCTTTTTCGCCCGCCTCGCGAAGGCGATTCCGAGCCCCAAGAGCGAACTTCAATACACGACACCCTATACGCTGCTGGTGGCGGTCGTGCTCTCTGCCCAGGCAACGGACAAGGGCGTCAACAAGGCGACGGGGCCGCTTTTCAAGGTGGCGGACACGCCCGAAAAAATGCTTCGGCTGGGCGAGGCCGGTCTCAAGAAGCACATCAGGACAATCGGCCTTTTCAATAACAAGGCAAAGAACATCATCGCACTCAGCCGCCGGCTGATCGACGCGTTCGGCGGCCAGGTACCGCGCGAGCGGGCCGGGCTGGAAACCCTGCCCGGGGTTGGACGAAAAACGGCGAATGTCGTGCTTAACATCGCTTTCGGCGAACCCACGATCGCTGTGGACACGCATATTTTCCGCGTCTCCAACCGGACCGGTCTCGCCCCGGGCAAGACCCCGCTTGCAGTTGAACAGAAGCTTGAGAAGGTCACGCCCGAAACATACAAGCGCCATGCCCATCACTACCTGATCCTGCACGGGCGCTATGTCTGCACCGCACGCAAGCCGAAATGCCCGGATTGCATCGTGCGCGAGCTCTGCGCCTACAAGGAAAAAACCCCGGCCTCCGCCTAA